A genomic region of Papaver somniferum cultivar HN1 chromosome 7, ASM357369v1, whole genome shotgun sequence contains the following coding sequences:
- the LOC113294484 gene encoding uncharacterized protein LOC113294484 produces MICCDGASQGNPGNAGLGFVERNDQGGCLGETSGGLGLATNYLAEVVALVVAGEWSVKKRYENVCFSLDSKAVLLAFNNDRIPWIVVNRWNNIRKHIPMITFIHSYREINFSADKMAKQGVLLARGTVMYYEDKPSFLPQLEREDGVYLRFSS; encoded by the coding sequence ATgatatgttgtgatggagcatcACAGGGTAACCCTGGGAATGCAGGATTGGGATTTGTGGAAAGAAATGATCAAGGTGGATGTTTGGGAGAAACTTCTGGAGGCTTGGGGTTAGCAACAAATTATCTGGCAGAAGTAGTGGCCTTAGTAGTTGCTGGTGAATGGTCTGTGAAGAAGAGGTATGAGAATGTTTGCTTCAGTCTTGATTCTAAAGCAGTTTTACTAGCTTTCAACAATGATAGAATACCCTGGATTGTTGTGAATAGATGGAACAATATTAGAAAACATATACCAATGATCACATTCATACATTCATATAGGGAGATAAATTTTTCTGCTGATAAAATGGCTAAACAGGGTGTTCTACTTGCAAGAGGGACTGTTATGTATTATGAAGACAAACCAAGTTTTCTGCCTCagttggaaagagaagatggtgtGTACCTTAGATTCAGTTCTTGA
- the LOC113300640 gene encoding serine/threonine-protein kinase 19-like, whose amino-acid sequence MISSANSGMEKISESTSRGKKRAREQEEDDNKTEPEISESDFETLSLEQNLTFSDTLIALRIMRAQFPVIDKVTVQPFILRSQLYSSVKDRTQVDRELESLKKEKKLRVFKLNTGQDDHGIMFTEDYLMQIGIVMRRIEAKKEDDVAVFDWFKNYVIDSKLDPSISHQELCLLLALGGKVKDAHITVLINAGLLTRQLVDSNMYWFAIPNIGSVLKSLLQGRKELLSFLSRRKYKEMLMAPLEKKRFRMSMLDTRFHLRDLIGSGHLKTFNTPTGLAVRISKD is encoded by the exons ATGATTAGTTCTGCGAACTCGGGAATGGAGAAGATTTCAGAATCGACGAGCCGCGGGAAGAAACGTGCAcgagaacaagaagaagatgataacaaAACAGAACCTGAAATCTCAGAATCAGATTTTGAAACCTTGTCTCTTG AGCAAAATCTTACCTTCAGTGATACGCTGATTGCTCTTCGAATAATGCGAGCTCAATTCCCCGTTATTGATAAG GTGACAGTTCAACCGTTCATTTTACGGTCTCAGCTGTATAGCAGTGTGAAAGATAGAACTCAAGTGGATAGGGAATTAGAG TCActgaagaaagagaaaaaattgCGAGTATTCAAGCTAAATACTGGGCAAGATGATCATGGTATTATGTTCACAGAGGACTATCTTATGCAG ataggAATTGTTATGAGAAGGATAGAAGCAAAAAAGGAGGATGATGTTGCGGTTTTTGATTGGTTCAAAAATTATGTTATTGATTCCAAGCTGGATCCTAGTATAAGCCATCAAGAGTTG TGTTTACTATTAGCTTTGGGTGGCAAGGTGAAGGATGCACACATAACAGTCTTGATCAATGCTGGCTTACTT ACCAGGCAGTTAGTTGATTCAAATATGTATTGGTTTGCGATCCCAAATATTGGTTCAGTGCTTAAGAGCCTCTTACAG GGAAGAAAAGAGCTCCTCTCGTTCTTAAGCCGCAGGAAGTACAAAGAGATGTTGATGGCTCCATTGGAAAAGAAGCGCTTCCGCATGTCTATGCTTGACACACGCTTTCATCTGCGGGATCTGATTGGCTCTGGTCACCTGAAAACCTTTAACACTCCTACCGGCTTGGCTGTTAGAATATCCAAGGATTAA